From a region of the uncultured Desulfatiglans sp. genome:
- a CDS encoding UvrD/REP helicase yields MRTRSNNQSVTVRGRVETVFYAGPRFSAGRLTTADGDEVQFAGXLFARENEPVVLNGRWVTHPKYGRQFEVEGMEYDLDLDADGLANYLANHPEMKGIGPIKARLIAERFGHDFDRIITDDPGQIAEAARLSPDAVQKLRVEWLKTRETNRAITWLAAFDLTHHQVTSLVKKFGNDALGLLKADPYIIVREVRGFGFKRVDKIARKMGTAKDDPARIRAGVLHCVNESLDQGDCWIEFEELVDQANVLLVMDVLDSRDRIEQALDRLIDEKALVCVSHGGRFIVAKPEIRAMEEDLAKVFRNGGAPNPHFPDRDRLSDMVAETAPQLNAGQRQAAVTALYHSISLISGGAGSGKTFTVSAITGVYEEQGLCVILAAPTGKAAKRLEQVVGHPAGTIHRLLGFNGKDYARGPXDPIDADVIIVDEVSMVDVPLAWHLFQSIDLERTAVVLVGDHNQLPPVGPGNLLRDLVQSRMVPTVLLDQVVRQAGILKENSIAVLNGEVRKTSDAEPSGRRAWYVVDQFTDQWDAQRFVLDLFENVLVERLGFDLLTDVQLLTPTHKGPLGTRDLNCELQRLVQRRLWNVEAPPTTPGRRPKFLVHDKVIQTRNNYEIGVMNGAMGVILHVGRDGSLSVDFDGVPVEIEAGSPNLQDIQLAYALTIHKAQGSEFPCAVVVVHKAHSFMHHRNLLYTGVTRARQTTVLVGDRWGISNCARKRKQDDRRTFLSLLLDAGRLEESRVPATTGQ; encoded by the coding sequence ATGCGAACAAGATCAAACAACCAATCCGTAACCGTCCGCGGCCGCGTCGAGACGGTCTTTTACGCCGGGCCGCGGTTTTCCGCNGGCCGTCTCACGACGGCCGACGGCGACGAGGTGCAGTTCGCCGGANGGCTCTTCGCCCGTGAGAACGAACCGGTCGTGCTGAACGGCCGCTGGGTGACACACCCGAAGTACGGCCGACAATTCGAGGTTGAGGGTATGGAATACGACCTTGATCTGGACGCCGACGGTCTCGCCAACTACCTGGCCAACCACCCGGAGATGAAAGGCATCGGCCCGATCAAGGCCCGTCTGATCGCCGAACGCTTCGGTCATGATTTCGACCGGATCATCACCGACGATCCCGGACAAATCGCCGAGGCTGCAAGGCTGTCGCCGGATGCCGTACAGAAGCTCCGCGTGGAGTGGCTCAAGACGCGGGAGACCAACAGGGCGATCACCTGGCTGGCGGCTTTCGATCTCACCCATCACCAGGTGACGAGCCTGGTCAAGAAATTCGGCAACGACGCGTTGGGCCTGCTCAAGGCAGACCCCTACATCATCGTGCGCGAGGTCCGCGGCTTCGGGTTCAAACGCGTGGACAAAATTGCCAGGAAGATGGGCACCGCTAAAGACGACCCCGCGCGCATCCGGGCCGGTGTTCTCCACTGCGTGAACGAATCGCTGGATCAAGGCGACTGCTGGATCGAGTTTGAGGAGTTGGTCGACCAAGCCAACGTGCTGCTGGTCATGGACGTCCTCGACAGCCGGGACCGCATCGAGCAGGCGCTTGACCGGCTCATCGACGAGAAAGCCCTGGTCTGCGTCTCCCACGGCGGGAGGTTCATCGTCGCCAAACCTGAAATCCGCGCGATGGAGGAGGACCTGGCAAAGGTCTTCCGGAACGGCGGAGCGCCCAACCCGCATTTTCCCGACCGAGACCGGCTTTCCGACATGGTCGCGGAAACCGCGCCGCAGCTCAACGCGGGTCAGCGGCAGGCCGCTGTCACCGCGCTTTATCATTCGATTTCGCTCATCTCCGGCGGAGCGGGCAGCGGCAAGACCTTCACCGTATCCGCCATCACCGGCGTTTACGAGGAACAGGGACTGTGCGTCATCCTGGCCGCGCCCACGGGCAAGGCCGCCAAGCGTCTCGAACAGGTCGTCGGCCATCCGGCGGGCACGATCCACCGGCTGCTGGGTTTCAACGGCAAAGACTACGCCCGGGGACCGGANGATCCCATCGACGCCGACGTGATCATCGTCGACGAGGTCTCGATGGTGGATGTGCCCCTGGCCTGGCACCTCTTTCAGAGCATCGATCTCGAGCGGACCGCCGTGGTGCTGGTTGGGGACCACAACCAACTGCCTCCCGTCGGACCGGGCAATCTGTTACGGGACCTGGTCCAGTCGCGGATGGTTCCCACGGTGCTCCTCGACCAGGTGGTACGGCAGGCCGGCATTCTGAAGGAAAACAGCATCGCCGTCTTGAACGGCGAGGTCCGCAAGACGAGCGACGCCGAACCATCCGGCCGCCGCGCCTGGTACGTCGTGGATCAGTTCACCGATCAATGGGATGCGCAGCGGTTCGTACTGGACCTCTTCGAAAATGTGCTCGTTGAACGCCTCGGGTTCGACTTGTTGACCGATGTCCAGCTCCTGACCCCGACCCACAAGGGACCGCTGGGNACGCGCGATCTCAACTGCGAGCTTCAACGTCTGGTGCAGCGCAGACTCTGGAATGTCGAAGCGCCCCCGACGACGCCAGGTCGCCGGCCAAAGTTTCTCGTGCATGACAAGGTCATTCAGACCCGGAACAACTACGAGATCGGCGTCATGAACGGCGCGATGGGCGTGATTCTCCACGTCGGCCGCGACGGTTCCCTGAGCGTGGACTTCGACGGCGTCCCGGTGGAGATCGAGGCCGGTTCGCCCAACCTGCAGGACATCCAACTCGCCTATGCCCTGACGATCCACAAGGCCCAGGGCTCCGAGTTTCCATGCGCCGTGGTGGTGGTCCATAAGGCCCACTCCTTCATGCACCATCGGAACCTTCTCTACACCGGCGTTACGCGGGCCAGACAGACGACGGTCCTCGTCGGCGACCGCTGGGGTATCTCGAACTGCGCCAGAAAGCGGAAACAGGACGACCGCCGAACGTTCCTCTCCCTCCTGCTGGATGCAGGTCGCCTTGAGGAATCCCGTGTTCCCGCGACGACCGGTCAGTAG
- a CDS encoding ERCC4 domain protein: protein MNRVTVRVTVVVDTREQEPYAFESGCTEVVRRALPAGDYSVEGHEDSVAVERKTLEDFVSTVIRSRKRFTKELRRLSEYDAACVVVEADLRDILGGRYRSGAHPNAVLGALLSIVVGFGIPVFFCSDRQAACRFVEEFLHRYHRKVSRRCEQDQTTNP, encoded by the coding sequence GTGAACCGGGTCACCGTCCGGGTCACCGTCGTCGTCGACACGCGGGAGCAGGAACCCTACGCCTTTGAATCCGGTTGCACGGAGGTCGTCCGCCGCGCCCTCCCCGCCGGGGATTACTCCGTCGAGGGGCATGAGGATTCCGTGGCGGTGGAGCGAAAGACCCTCGAGGATTTCGTCTCCACCGTCATTCGATCCCGAAAGCGGTTCACAAAGGAACTGCGCCGCCTCTCCGAATACGACGCCGCGTGCGTCGTGGTGGAAGCGGACCTCCGGGACATTCTCGGCGGCCGCTACCGCTCCGGAGCGCATCCCAACGCCGTCCTGGGAGCTCTGCTTTCCATCGTCGTCGGCTTCGGCATCCCGGTGTTTTTCTGCTCCGACCGGCAGGCNGCCTGCCGGTTCGTGGAGGAATTTCTACACAGGTATCACCGGAAGGTATCGAGACGATGCGAACAAGATCAAACAACCAATCCGTAA
- a CDS encoding conserved hypothetical protein (Evidence 4 : Unknown function but conserved in other organisms) — protein sequence MNVERVELTRAQTSGNPMLKWTLRILAPKFRGRLLWRNNVMATRENIKWLKTDLHTCGLNLDKLSELPANLEKLINVKLEITKRTRGENENVYINRRIVLEDGGDEYDSAARNALAPF from the coding sequence GTGAACGTCGAGCGGGTGGAACTGACCCGGGCCCAGACCTCGGGAAATCCCATGCTCAAGTGGACGCTGCGAATCCTCGCCCCGAAGTTCCGGGGAAGACTCCTGTGGCGCAACAACGTCATGGCCACCCGCGAGAACATCAAGTGGCTCAAGACAGACCTGCACACCTGCGGTTTGAATCTGGACAAGCTCTCCGAGCTTCCGGCCAACCTGGAGAAGCTCATCAACGTCAAGCTCGAGATCACCAAGCGCACGCGCGGCGAGAACGAGAACGTCTACATCAACCGGCGCATCGTGCTCGAAGACGGCGGAGACGAATACGACTCGGCGGCTCGTAACGCCCTGGCCCCGTTCTGA
- a CDS encoding conserved hypothetical protein (Evidence 4 : Unknown function but conserved in other organisms), producing MEAKTTTTYSMWSLFRNCRKACEWRYIQELVPLERDHNLAFGTVIHKCLEIWHSSRDLWPVLDFIDRTYPSRAQEEEQKREWHLAAAIMKGYAACYASEEFDVVSLEKTFEGGIVNPATGASSXSFVLAGKVDGVVRIGDEHFLLEHKTASQVDADYLERLWTDFXIVLYSRYVEQTLGIRIAGVLYNILVKARLQQGRGETETEFEARRADLIAKSKTGKSSAKRRLPESDDEFQARLAAKYTEPGMFHREMLYLSRDRFETLQSELWELTQAFLDARRRGVFYQNTAFCFHYRRSCAYFPLCRADGSTNVIENFYRKVPPHEELRNETSFEEASAF from the coding sequence ATGGAAGCGAAAACGACCACCACCTATTCGATGTGGAGCCTGTTCCGCAACTGCCGCAAGGCNTGCGAGTGGCGCTACATCCAGGAACTGGTTCCCCTGGAACGGGACCACAACCTGGCCTTCGGCACGGTGATCCACAAGTGCCTGGAGATCTGGCACAGCAGCAGGGACCTGTGGCCCGTCCTCGATTTCATCGACCGGACCTATCCCAGCCGCGCGCAGGAGGAAGAGCAGAAGCGGGAATGGCATCTGGCCGCGGCGATTATGAAAGGCTACGCGGCCTGCTATGCGAGCGAGGAGTTCGATGTCGTCTCCCTCGAAAAGACCTTCGAGGGGGGCATCGTCAACCCGGCCACCGGCGCTTCATCCNGAAGCTTCGTGCTGGCCGGAAAGGTGGACGGCGTCGTCCGGATCGGCGACGAGCATTTCCTNCTCGAGCACAAGACCGCCTCGCAGGTGGATGCGGACTACCTGGAGCGGCTCTGGACCGACTTCCANATCGTCCTCTACTCCCGCTACGTGGAACAAACGCTCGGCATCCGCATCGCGGGCGTTCTCTACAACATCCTGGTCAAGGCCCGTCTGCAACAGGGACGCGGTGAAACCGAAACCGAGTTCGAGGCGCGGCGGGCCGATCTGATCGCAAAGTCCAAGACCGGCAAGAGCAGCGCCAAACGCAGACTGCCGGAGAGCGACGATGAGTTCCAGGCACGGCTGGCCGCCAAATATACCGAGCCGGGCATGTTCCACCGGGAGATGCTTTACCTCTCCCGAGACCGGTTCGAGACCCTGCAGTCCGAACTCTGGGAATTGACACAGGCCTTTCTCGACGCTCGCCGTCGCGGCGTCTTCTACCAAAACACAGCCTTCTGCTTCCACTACCGCCGGTCCTGCGCCTATTTCCCGCTTTGCCGCGCCGACGGCAGCACCAACGTCATTGAAAACTTTTACCGCAAAGTCCCCCCGCACGAAGAGCTGCGGAACGAGACCTCATTCGAAGAGGCTTCGGCTTTTTGA
- a CDS encoding conserved hypothetical protein (Evidence 4 : Unknown function but conserved in other organisms) has product MNRELYRYNFDSKVPIRDVEESLLLAVLAAESLHGRSLVRLDASFCLDSHKRSCIVDAATEVGRAIARIFTGFLTREFGEEAFKVERVGGPPPVGPELKATGAA; this is encoded by the coding sequence ATGAACCGAGAACTTTACCGATACAACTTCGACTCCAAGGTCCCGATCCGGGACGTCGAGGAGTCCCTGCTCCTGGCGGTGCTCGCCGCCGAGAGCCTTCACGGCCGCTCGCTCGTGCGGCTGGACGCGTCCTTCTGCCTGGATTCGCACAAGCGCTCCTGCATCGTGGATGCGGCGACCGAAGTCGGCCGCGCCATCGCCCGCATCTTCACCGGNTTTCTCACCCGAGAGTTCGGCGAAGAGGCCTTCAAGGTCGAACGAGTGGGTGGTCCTCCGCCCGTCGGCCCCGAACTCAAAGCCACGGGGGCCGCCTGA
- a CDS encoding Sigma-24 (FecI-like), with protein sequence MGFDKRYXGIDEYAVRIIKFKARQLVGRVGFTESDREDLEQEMMLDLLQRLSKYDPARAQRNTFIARVVDHKIATIIEARKAGLRDYRLCRCSLDDRFEYGEYEDSFCIERMEIIDQEDYLMRTGKISRPPSELRDLSIDVRQAIEKLPPELRELCRRLDTDTVTEISRDTGIPRGTIYESIKKLRAIFEDAGLRDYL encoded by the coding sequence ATGGGTTTCGACAAACGCTACNAAGGAATCGACGAGTATGCCGTTCGGATCATCAAGTTCAAGGCGAGACAACTGGTTGGACGGGTGGGTTTCACCGAGTCCGACCGCGAGGACTTGGAGCAGGAAATGATGCTCGACCTGCTCCAACGTCTGTCCAAGTACGACCCCGCCCGCGCCCAGCGCAACACCTTCATCGCCCGCGTGGTGGACCACAAGATCGCCACCATCATCGAGGCGCGGAAGGCGGGTCTGCGGGACTACCGGCTCTGCCGCTGTTCCCTGGATGATCGATTCGAGTACGGCGAGTATGAAGACAGCTTCTGCATCGAGCGCATGGAGATCATCGACCAGGAAGACTACCTCATGCGCACGGGCAAGATTTCACGCCCCCCTTCCGAGTTGCGCGACCTCTCCATCGATGTCCGTCAGGCAATCGAAAAGCTGCCGCCGGAGCTACGCGAACTGTGCCGACGTCTCGACACGGACACGGTAACGGAAATCTCCCGCGACACCGGGATTCCGCGGGGGACGATCTACGAATCCATCAAGAAGCTGCGAGCGATCTTCGAGGACGCCGGACTGAGGGATTACCTCTGA
- a CDS encoding conserved hypothetical protein (Evidence 4 : Unknown function but conserved in other organisms), whose protein sequence is MPNVMTKAALTPARKRLVELMQEVNYGRIEGLRVQNGEPVFDPPPTVLRLFLFGKDNGPNESRGNDGFALKKKVAELFEVFDRERSLSIQELMIDNGLPVRMTVADAVRV, encoded by the coding sequence ATGCCAAATGTCATGACAAAGGCGGCCCTGACTCCTGCCAGGAAACGCCTGGTCGAGCTGATGCAGGAGGTCAACTACGGACGGATCGAGGGACTGCGCGTCCAAAACGGCGAGCCGGTCTTCGATCCCCCGCCCACCGTGCTGCGGCTGTTTCTGTTCGGCAAGGACAACGGGCCGAACGAATCCCGCGGCAACGACGGCTTCGCCCTGAAAAAGAAGGTGGCGGAGCTGTTCGAGGTCTTCGACCGGGAGCGTTCGCTCTCGATCCAGGAACTCATGATCGACAACGGATTGCCCGTCCGCATGACCGTGGCGGATGCGGTCCGGGTCTGA
- a CDS encoding conserved hypothetical protein (Evidence 4 : Unknown function but conserved in other organisms): MANERSILCGDVVRDALPFGEREPLSLRLWGKGENVSLRISDIRSQLLKDIPSPFHDLVEIATYIYCADQAITRGGDGVDNFGENWRRRLFFRIAVRNPDLWNSSPLKDQLIETLSFLSEDEYYFDFVKLSKQPPTQTHLEFDVDSPEEVILFSGGLDSLGGAVEEAVTNSRKIVMVTHKPTHKLNRRHRKLLELLSSAAAHPPLHIPVAINKDKSLGREYTQRSRSFLYAALGATVAQVFNLRRIRFYENGVISFNLPISAQVVGARATRTTHPQVINGFAKIFSTLSGKPFNVENRFLWKTKTEVISDIVKAGCANTIKFATSCTHTWEMTKLHTHCGTCSQCIGRRFAVLAADAGKHDPNEAYGVDLLVGERDEGEPKAMLAAYVETANELADMTALDFFGRYGEAARVLKHLNGSPDATALQIYELHRRHAKHITKVVDDAIAQNRSAIRKRQLPPSCLLRLVCDSSGVKAGQENSDPAPVCELVDNYICIKGQCWAIRYDGNEEKIYTPDIGFYHLQILLENPGATFSASEIDVMVRRMTKNELCGSVSAGETPTKEGASVLGQSDAGPVLDEHAVRSYHIRLNEIDEELEDARANNDLGRIDALESEKGWIESELTKAKGLGGEIRKLGDDRNKVRNRVGNAIRRALEKIKQYDRPLSDHLQKPILNLGHTLSYVPRDGLIWSSTPNQNN, encoded by the coding sequence ATGGCTAATGAGCGCTCTATTCTTTGTGGTGATGTCGTCCGTGACGCACTCCCATTCGGTGAGAGAGAGCCTCTTTCTCTGCGTTTGTGGGGAAAAGGTGAGAATGTGTCTTTGCGCATTAGCGACATCCGAAGCCAACTCCTTAAAGACATTCCGTCCCCGTTTCACGATCTGGTCGAGATAGCAACCTATATATACTGCGCGGACCAAGCCATCACGAGAGGTGGCGACGGTGTTGACAATTTCGGAGAGAATTGGCGTCGAAGACTGTTCTTCAGAATCGCCGTCAGAAATCCTGATTTATGGAATTCTTCACCGTTGAAAGACCAATTGATTGAGACCCTCAGTTTTCTCTCTGAGGATGAATATTATTTCGACTTCGTGAAGTTAAGTAAACAGCCGCCTACTCAAACCCATCTGGAGTTCGACGTTGATTCGCCGGAGGAAGTCATTCTGTTTTCTGGCGGGCTCGATTCTTTGGGAGGAGCTGTTGAAGAAGCCGTCACGAATTCACGAAAAATTGTGATGGTCACTCATAAACCGACGCATAAGCTGAATCGACGGCATCGAAAGCTGCTGGAACTTTTATCCTCAGCAGCGGCTCACCCACCCCTGCACATCCCTGTCGCCATCAACAAGGACAAATCTCTCGGGAGAGAATATACTCAACGAAGTCGATCATTTTTGTATGCTGCACTGGGTGCAACTGTTGCGCAGGTGTTTAATCTTCGCAGAATTCGGTTCTACGAAAACGGGGTTATCAGTTTTAATCTTCCCATATCTGCTCAAGTTGTGGGGGCAAGGGCCACGCGAACCACCCATCCTCAAGTCATCAATGGATTCGCCAAGATTTTTTCAACACTGTCCGGGAAGCCTTTCAATGTAGAGAATCGTTTCCTTTGGAAAACAAAAACAGAGGTTATCAGTGACATTGTTAAAGCAGGTTGCGCAAATACCATAAAGTTTGCAACGTCCTGCACCCATACATGGGAAATGACAAAACTCCACACCCATTGTGGGACATGTTCCCAGTGTATTGGCCGCAGGTTTGCGGTACTTGCTGCGGATGCTGGAAAACATGATCCCAATGAAGCCTACGGTGTCGATCTACTCGTTGGTGAACGGGATGAAGGCGAACCGAAAGCAATGTTGGCTGCATATGTGGAAACGGCTAATGAACTCGCGGATATGACCGCCTTGGATTTTTTTGGTCGATATGGTGAAGCCGCTCGTGTTCTTAAACATTTGAATGGCTCTCCCGATGCTACTGCGCTGCAAATTTATGAACTGCATCGACGCCACGCCAAACATATTACCAAAGTCGTCGATGATGCCATAGCGCAGAACCGTAGTGCGATTCGAAAACGGCAATTACCACCAAGTTGTCTTCTGCGATTGGTTTGTGATTCCAGTGGTGTGAAAGCCGGGCAAGAAAACTCAGATCCGGCACCGGTCTGCGAATTGGTGGACAACTATATTTGCATTAAAGGGCAGTGCTGGGCGATTCGCTACGATGGCAACGAAGAAAAAATATACACCCCAGACATTGGTTTCTATCACCTCCAGATCCTTTTGGAGAATCCAGGAGCAACTTTTTCAGCATCAGAAATAGATGTCATGGTGAGGCGGATGACGAAAAATGAACTCTGCGGCTCAGTCTCTGCCGGAGAAACCCCTACTAAAGAGGGAGCAAGTGTACTTGGGCAGTCGGATGCGGGCCCTGTGTTAGATGAACACGCCGTTCGTTCATACCACATCAGGCTGAATGAGATCGACGAAGAACTTGAAGATGCCCGGGCCAATAATGACCTTGGCAGGATTGACGCTTTGGAATCCGAGAAAGGATGGATCGAATCAGAATTGACCAAGGCCAAGGGCCTCGGTGGTGAAATCCGAAAACTCGGTGATGATCGTAACAAGGTCCGGAATCGCGTCGGGAATGCGATTCGCCGCGCCCTGGAAAAAATCAAACAATATGACAGACCACTCTCAGATCACCTTCAAAAACCCATCCTGAATTTAGGCCACACGTTGAGCTATGTCCCTCGTGATGGCTTAATCTGGTCATCAACTCCCAATCAAAATAACTGA
- a CDS encoding conserved hypothetical protein (Evidence 4 : Unknown function but conserved in other organisms), translated as MGHVRLGNLPRTRKWQQVVALIEGGAGTAQIANATITAAEQNLKQAAEDKGLIETIWLLSQLPLAARGDDFGNALQSVGLDVSDSPSLMEVVGAFSDAIDKKLTNNGGRTDLGEMAQMAASETMTQIIGSRTQSLFGTTSDDVKDAFSKLATNRQFSIFARDFFARLTNKCLDYFVSKAVSHHVGEGRRFRTLAQQGEFSKALGTHSREASKIIEEFSGGWFSKTNWEKKGISRNDAAGFTHVAMKKIVAELKEGAQSDG; from the coding sequence ATGGGCCACGTAAGGTTAGGTAATCTTCCTCGTACACGCAAATGGCAACAGGTTGTTGCCCTCATTGAGGGTGGAGCCGGTACTGCACAAATTGCGAATGCAACGATTACCGCTGCAGAACAAAATCTTAAACAGGCTGCGGAAGACAAGGGTCTGATCGAGACGATCTGGCTCCTCAGCCAGTTGCCCCTTGCAGCAAGAGGAGATGACTTCGGGAATGCCCTCCAGAGCGTCGGCCTTGATGTATCGGATTCCCCCAGCCTTATGGAGGTTGTGGGTGCTTTTTCCGATGCTATCGACAAAAAGCTGACAAACAATGGAGGCAGGACAGATCTGGGTGAAATGGCACAGATGGCAGCCTCCGAAACGATGACGCAAATCATCGGAAGCCGCACACAAAGTCTATTCGGGACGACATCCGACGATGTTAAAGACGCCTTTTCCAAACTTGCCACCAACAGACAGTTCAGTATATTCGCCAGAGATTTTTTCGCCCGTCTAACAAACAAGTGCCTTGACTATTTTGTCAGCAAAGCGGTTTCTCATCATGTTGGTGAAGGAAGACGCTTCCGCACGCTTGCCCAGCAGGGTGAATTTTCAAAGGCATTAGGAACCCACAGCCGCGAAGCGTCCAAGATAATTGAGGAGTTTTCGGGGGGGTGGTTTTCAAAAACCAACTGGGAAAAAAAGGGCATATCAAGAAATGACGCCGCTGGCTTTACCCATGTGGCGATGAAAAAAATTGTGGCAGAACTCAAGGAAGGAGCGCAGTCAGATGGCTAA
- a CDS encoding LexA family transcriptional regulator, protein MTVKSRGRRPENEITEPQRKTLNEIRLFLNERGFPPTIKELSAILGISHSSAHDQVSQLVRKGYMKREPRKARSLAITEKARDL, encoded by the coding sequence ATGACCGTAAAATCCAGGGGCCGACGTCCCGAAAACGAAATAACAGAACCACAGCGCAAGACATTAAACGAGATCCGCCTCTTTCTTAATGAGCGAGGATTTCCTCCAACGATTAAAGAACTATCTGCAATTCTTGGCATTTCTCATTCCAGTGCACACGATCAAGTTAGTCAACTTGTACGCAAAGGATATATGAAACGAGAACCCAGAAAAGCTCGTAGTTTGGCAATCACCGAAAAAGCACGGGATTTATAA
- a CDS encoding conserved hypothetical protein (Evidence 4 : Unknown function but conserved in other organisms): protein MKPTMNNLGRDGRLEVSFTFQPRNKRGNVNPQSDSRRGSTGKGNIPRVAKLLALAIRFERLVKRGDIQDYADLARLGYVTRARITQIMNLLNLAPDIQEDILFLPNTMKGRDPILEKDLRPVAAVPHWNRQRNMWAKLLRERLVK, encoded by the coding sequence ATGAAACCGACCATGAATAACCTTGGACGCGACGGGCGGCTGGAGGTAAGTTTCACGTTTCAGCCGCGCAACAAACGAGGTAACGTGAACCCACAATCGGACAGCCGACGCGGATCAACCGGCAAAGGGAACATCCCGCGGGTTGCCAAGCTTCTGGCTTTGGCAATCCGCTTTGAGAGACTGGTCAAGCGAGGGGATATACAGGACTATGCGGACCTCGCCCGCCTGGGCTACGTAACCCGTGCGCGCATCACCCAGATCATGAATCTGCTCAACCTCGCTCCGGACATTCAGGAGGATATACTCTTCCTTCCGAATACAATGAAGGGCCGAGACCCAATCCTGGAAAAGGACTTACGGCCGGTTGCCGCCGTTCCCCACTGGAACCGGCAGCGAAATATGTGGGCAAAGCTGTTGAGAGAGCGTTTGGTAAAATAG
- a CDS encoding Resolvase domain protein (fragment), with translation MGANQEVISKTASQVRVQSEKRLAELETERRAHERELKRLDARLRTLVGDLPASGTDQRLATDQMADLQDQIRSLEQRMTVIREETIAVQRETLEDEDLEKALAAFDPIWQSLAPGEQARVIKALVERVAYDGRDGKVTVTFRSPSIKAVCLGQAALGKENRI, from the coding sequence TTGGGCGCGAACCAGGAGGTCATTTCGAAAACGGCTTCCCAAGTTCGGGTTCAGAGTGAAAAGCGTCTGGCGGAACTTGAAACCGAGCGCCGTGCTCACGAGCGGGAACTCAAACGGTTGGACGCCAGGCTCCGCACCCTTGTGGGAGACCTGCCGGCATCGGGCACGGACCAGAGGCTGGCAACGGATCAGATGGCCGACCTCCAGGACCAGATTCGCTCTCTCGAACAAAGGATGACCGTGATCCGCGAGGAAACCATCGCCGTCCAAAGAGAAACACTCGAGGACGAAGACTTGGAAAAAGCCCTCGCAGCCTTCGACCCCATCTGGCAATCGCTTGCCCCGGGCGAACAGGCGCGGGTTATCAAAGCCCTTGTCGAGCGCGTTGCCTACGATGGCCGTGATGGCAAAGTGACCGTGACGTTTCGCTCCCCCAGCATCAAAGCCGTTTGCCTGGGACAGGCAGCCCTTGGAAAGGAAAACCGCATATGA